One genomic segment of Pseudorca crassidens isolate mPseCra1 chromosome X, mPseCra1.hap1, whole genome shotgun sequence includes these proteins:
- the LOC137217298 gene encoding heat shock transcription factor, X-linked-like: protein MAEGHAALRMAADEKGPAAGRAPGFGEAPLPPDTAAPALGSGSCTPQSLALDQPVPAGHPDLRLLPGEAAFQDLTEEPLLKRPRTACEAVWEGSLLFHPFPRKLWTIVHSSRFASIGWNEDGTCIGVNRPLFQKEVLDRDGLDKVFKTELCQDMHTSLCMTNLSTKERPAHVLSERDCPHLLVRMKPRVHTKPASGQVDGEPAAPGHLPAPSAAEPQDGLPPYPEHIQGTPSYPQLDHASALARTDSVAPAPPWTAAEPPTPDPNAQVLVPLVPVLAEVAQPAEVPWLCCSWPPAQMSPPWPVPGLAAAPPQVLSLPPPRSSRGPRCCLLRILDARGGRQACRLPDLDPSAAEPLLPSLRGLPLFPGIPDPSRQAHRGP from the exons ATGGCGGAGGGGCACGCCGCGCTCCGCATGGCTGCGGACGAGAAGGGCCCCGCCGCGGGCAGGGCGCCCGGCTTCGGCGAGGCGCCTCTTCCTCCCGACACAGCGGCTCCGGCCCTCGGCTCAGGGAGCTGCACCCCCCAGTCCCTCGCCCTGGACCAGCCCGTGCCCGCGGGGCACCCCGACCTCAGGCTGCTGCCTGGAGAAGCCGCTTTCCAGGATTTGACGGAAGAGCCTTTGTTGAAAAGGCCTCGCACCGCCTGCGAGGCCGTGTGGGAAGGCAGCCTGCTCTTCCACCCCTTTCCCAGGAAGCTGTGGACGATCGTCCACAGCAGTCGCTTTGCATCCATTGGGTGGAATGAAGACGGGACTTGCATAGGCGTCAACAGGCCGCTGTTTCAAAAGGAGGTTTTGGACAGGGACGGCCTAGACAAGGTGTTCAAGACAGAAC TGTGCCAGGACATGCACACGTCCCTCTGCATGACCAACCTGTCCACGAAGGAGCGGCCCGCCCACGTCCTGAGCGAG AGAGACTGCCCGCACCTCCTGGTGAGGATGAAGCCGAGAGTACACACTAAACCAGCATCCGGGCAGGTGGACGGCGAGCCGGCAGCCCCGGGGCACCTCCCGGCGCCCAGCGCCGCGGAGCCGCAGGACGGCCTCCCACCGTATCCTGAGCACATCCAGGGGACCCCGAGCTACCCGCAACTCGACCATGCCTCCGCCCTGGCCAGGACTGACTCTGTCGCTCCGGCCCCTCCTTGGACAGCAGCCGAGCCCCCCACGCCGGATCCCAACGCGCAGGTTCTGGTCCCTCTAGTCCCTGTCCTGGCAGAGGTGGCCCAGCCAGCCGAGGTCCCCTGGCTCTGCTGCTCCTGGCCTCCCGCCCAGATGAGTCCTCCCTGGCCCGTGCCGGGCCTGGCCGCCGCACCCCCCCAAGTCCTCAGCCTTCCCCCCCCGCGCAGCTCCCGGGGGCCGCGCTGCTGCCTCTTGCGCATCCTGGATGCTCGAGGCGGCCGCCAGGCCTGCCGCCTCCCTGACCTTGATCCGTCGGCCGCTGAGCCACTTCTGCCATCGCTGCGTGGGCTCCCGCTCTTTCCTGGAATACCCGACCCCTCCAGGCAGGCCCACAGAGGACCCTGA